One Rhodothermales bacterium genomic window carries:
- a CDS encoding DUF3341 domain-containing protein, whose amino-acid sequence MFKNLIRSSKTSMGIFDSNADGVYGLLAEFSNPSTLLHAAADTHQAGYSDYDAHSPFPVHGMDKAMGLGNSNIGYVVILGGATGLALATWLQWWTSQIDYPINISGKPFFAVEPSIPVMFELTILFSAFAAVAAMFAFNGLPRPYNPLFYSEAFTRVTDDGFFLHIAASDAQFDLEKTTEFLKRIGAMSVEVIHDHGVADMGIAPAPAAADTHAATH is encoded by the coding sequence ATGTTTAAAAATCTCATCCGCTCCTCGAAAACCTCGATGGGCATCTTCGACAGCAATGCCGACGGTGTCTACGGCCTGCTCGCCGAGTTTTCGAACCCGAGCACGCTGCTCCACGCCGCCGCCGATACACACCAGGCCGGCTACTCGGATTACGATGCCCACAGCCCGTTTCCTGTCCACGGCATGGATAAGGCGATGGGGCTGGGTAATTCGAATATCGGGTATGTGGTCATCCTTGGCGGAGCAACCGGCCTCGCGCTGGCCACCTGGCTCCAGTGGTGGACATCGCAGATCGACTACCCGATCAACATCAGCGGCAAGCCCTTTTTTGCCGTCGAGCCTTCCATCCCGGTGATGTTCGAGTTGACGATCCTGTTTTCGGCCTTTGCGGCGGTGGCCGCGATGTTTGCCTTCAACGGCCTCCCTCGTCCTTACAATCCGCTCTTTTATTCGGAGGCCTTTACCCGTGTGACGGACGACGGCTTTTTTCTCCATATCGCGGCTTCGGATGCGCAGTTTGATCTGGAGAAGACCACGGAATTCCTGAAGCGCATCGGTGCGATGAGCGTCGAGGTTATCCACGATCACGGTGTTGCCGACATGGGCATCGCCCCCGCCCCGGCCGCCGCCGATACCCACGCGGCAACCCACTGA
- a CDS encoding cytochrome c3 family protein, protein MPQSFSKGANSLPALSLLGALVSGVLLIGLVWYYFSPEFIDVGHAPVQPVPYSHRLHAGQLGLDCRYCHTNVEVSPIANVPDTQTCMNCHAQIKPESTKLLPVRESWASGEPLEWVKVNYMAEYVQFSHAVHVNQGVGCETCHGRVDQMEVVAQVEPLSMGWCLECHRQPELYLRPKEEVTTMGYVHPSDFVQRNLDRVANEGITPPTNCSACHY, encoded by the coding sequence ATGCCGCAGTCCTTCTCTAAGGGGGCCAACTCGTTGCCGGCCCTATCCCTTCTCGGAGCCCTCGTCAGTGGTGTTCTTCTCATAGGGCTCGTGTGGTACTACTTTTCACCCGAGTTCATCGACGTGGGGCACGCACCGGTGCAACCGGTTCCGTACAGCCACCGGCTACATGCGGGGCAGCTCGGGCTCGATTGCCGCTATTGCCATACCAACGTCGAGGTGTCGCCCATCGCCAATGTGCCGGACACGCAGACGTGTATGAACTGCCACGCGCAGATCAAGCCGGAGTCGACGAAGCTGCTGCCCGTGCGGGAAAGCTGGGCGTCGGGCGAGCCGTTGGAGTGGGTAAAGGTAAACTACATGGCGGAGTATGTGCAGTTCAGCCATGCCGTTCACGTGAACCAGGGCGTGGGCTGCGAGACGTGCCACGGTCGGGTCGACCAGATGGAGGTGGTAGCTCAGGTGGAACCGCTCTCGATGGGGTGGTGCCTCGAGTGCCACCGTCAGCCCGAGCTGTACCTCCGCCCGAAGGAAGAAGTCACGACGATGGGATATGTGCACCCGTCGGATTTTGTGCAGCGCAACCTGGATCGGGTTGCCAACGAAGGGATCACGCCTCCCACCAACTGTTCGGCCTGCCATTATTGA
- the nrfD gene encoding NrfD/PsrC family molybdoenzyme membrane anchor subunit — protein MSKPATTHGEGVHLDPPLITGNLSFHDITTMVSLHTEKKTPLAWYAAFGFASSIAGLLLIMIAYLVWNGTGVWGLNNPVGWGWAIVNFVFWVGIGHAGTLISAILFLFRQKWRTSINRAAEAMTLFAVICALVFPGIHVGRIWAAYWMLPIPNQMDMWPQFKSPLLWDVFAVSSYFLVSLVFWYVGLIPDLATLRDRTRKVWRHKVLSFFSMGWTGANRHWRNYEKTYLILAALATPLVLSVHSVVSFDFAVSVVPGWHTTIFPPYFVAGAIFSGFAMVVTLMVISRKVYGIENLITIAHLEKMNIIILVTGTMVGFAYITEFFIAWYSGSQYEFYAFLNRATGPYAWAYWTMMSCNLLFPQFFWIKKLRRSIPFMFVTSIIVNIGMWFERFVITVISLHRDYMPSAWDYYSPTFVDVFTFVGTFGLFLTLFLLFLRWVPMVAIAEVKGVMPEADPHYYDEHHGDGHSGHAAHQVKPGGH, from the coding sequence GTGAGCAAACCAGCAACGACACACGGAGAAGGGGTCCACCTTGATCCCCCGCTTATCACCGGAAACCTTTCGTTTCACGACATCACCACCATGGTGTCGCTGCATACGGAGAAGAAGACGCCGCTGGCGTGGTACGCCGCCTTCGGCTTTGCGAGCAGCATCGCGGGGCTGCTGCTAATCATGATCGCCTACCTCGTCTGGAACGGCACCGGCGTCTGGGGCCTCAATAACCCGGTCGGCTGGGGGTGGGCTATCGTCAACTTCGTGTTCTGGGTGGGTATCGGCCACGCCGGCACGCTGATTTCGGCGATCCTCTTTCTCTTTCGGCAGAAATGGCGGACGTCGATCAACCGCGCCGCGGAAGCCATGACGCTCTTCGCCGTCATCTGCGCGCTCGTCTTCCCGGGTATTCACGTCGGCCGTATCTGGGCCGCGTACTGGATGCTTCCCATTCCGAATCAGATGGACATGTGGCCGCAGTTCAAGAGCCCGCTGCTCTGGGACGTGTTTGCGGTTTCCAGCTACTTCCTCGTGTCGCTCGTGTTCTGGTATGTAGGTCTCATTCCGGACCTCGCCACCCTGCGCGACCGCACCCGGAAGGTGTGGCGGCATAAGGTGCTCTCGTTCTTCTCGATGGGCTGGACGGGTGCGAACCGGCACTGGCGCAACTACGAAAAGACGTACCTGATCCTGGCAGCGCTCGCCACCCCGCTGGTGCTTTCGGTGCACTCGGTCGTGTCGTTCGACTTCGCCGTATCGGTCGTCCCGGGCTGGCACACCACCATCTTCCCGCCGTACTTCGTCGCCGGCGCTATCTTCTCCGGCTTCGCCATGGTGGTGACCCTGATGGTCATCTCGCGGAAGGTGTATGGCATCGAGAACCTCATCACGATCGCGCACCTGGAAAAGATGAACATCATCATCCTGGTGACGGGCACGATGGTCGGTTTTGCCTACATCACCGAGTTCTTCATCGCCTGGTATTCGGGCAGCCAGTACGAATTCTACGCCTTCCTCAACCGCGCGACGGGGCCGTACGCCTGGGCGTACTGGACCATGATGTCCTGTAACCTGCTCTTCCCGCAGTTCTTCTGGATCAAGAAGCTTCGCCGGAGCATCCCGTTTATGTTCGTGACGTCGATCATCGTCAACATCGGGATGTGGTTCGAGCGCTTCGTGATCACCGTTATCTCCCTGCATCGGGATTACATGCCCAGCGCGTGGGATTATTACTCGCCGACCTTTGTCGACGTCTTTACGTTTGTAGGCACGTTCGGCCTCTTTCTAACGCTTTTCCTCCTCTTCTTGCGCTGGGTGCCGATGGTGGCCATTGCCGAGGTGAAGGGCGTCATGCCCGAGGCGGATCCTCACTATTATGACGAGCATCACGGCGACGGCCACTCCGGCCACGCTGCCCACCAGGTGAAGCCCGGCGGACATTAA
- a CDS encoding cytochrome c: MKRIPMKRIPLKRIVATYGLLASLLVLTGCRGTESSKPPIHINPNMDRQEKFIGQQENRFFENRMAMRPPVPGTVARGFLREDSRFYFGREASGALVAAMPLPATADLLSRGQNRYDIYCAVCHGQAGDGKGIIMVGNGGAGYGYVPAPDFHVDRLRTIEDGYIYDVITNGIRNMPPYAPQIPVADRWAIVAYVRALQRSQNAPATDVPQSELSRLQTGG, translated from the coding sequence ATGAAGCGCATACCGATGAAGCGAATCCCGTTAAAGCGAATAGTGGCGACATACGGACTACTGGCCAGCCTCCTGGTGCTGACGGGATGCCGCGGAACGGAGTCCAGCAAGCCTCCGATCCACATCAACCCGAACATGGACCGCCAGGAGAAATTTATCGGCCAACAGGAGAACCGATTCTTTGAGAACCGGATGGCCATGCGGCCGCCCGTTCCCGGAACGGTGGCGCGCGGATTCCTTCGAGAAGACAGCCGGTTTTATTTCGGCCGCGAAGCGAGTGGCGCGCTGGTGGCCGCCATGCCGCTTCCGGCCACGGCGGACCTGCTGTCCCGTGGTCAGAATCGGTACGACATCTACTGCGCCGTGTGCCACGGCCAGGCCGGCGACGGCAAGGGCATCATCATGGTGGGCAACGGTGGGGCCGGCTACGGCTACGTGCCGGCGCCGGATTTCCATGTGGACCGCCTGCGCACGATCGAAGACGGCTATATCTACGATGTGATCACGAACGGCATCCGAAACATGCCGCCGTATGCGCCGCAGATTCCCGTGGCCGATCGGTGGGCCATCGTCGCCTATGTCCGCGCGCTCCAGCGCAGCCAGAACGCGCCGGCGACCGATGTGCCGCAGAGCGAGCTGAGCCGGCTACAAACCGGCGGCTGA
- a CDS encoding TAT-variant-translocated molybdopterin oxidoreductase — protein MIELPVIDAASSAEGDQKQHFWRSLQHLRQDPQFKRLGNEEFMPGASDSPGGSSRRQFLQLMGASVALAGLTGCRRPVELTLPYARKPEEIIPGIPLFYATAMPFRGVVSGLLVQSFEGRPTKVEGNPEHPVSQGASGLFEQASVLNLYDPDRSKHVLRDGNEATWSDFVAFCQGFLAQAGTRKVAVLCEQTSSPTVNALRGRLAQVYPQLRWVTYAAEGDDPARMGMQEAFGMALRPSYRFESAEVIVSLDADFLSPAERNFVANTRGFAASRRMTSAQDDISRLYVVESTYSVTGGTADNRLRLRSSQIPAFAAALAVRLGVEGVQGVGAEFIDHPYVQAIERDLLRAGSNGVVLAGETQPASVHALCMAINKRLSSIGNTVFLYETNEEVKPAQAEQLQQLVFDMSNGSVDALLMIGVNPVYDMPGEIDFAGALARVPTTIHLGFHQDETAVASGWHIPLAHYLEAWGDGRAYDGTLSVIQPLIAPLHDGKSDIEVLHTFATGLDVSGYDLVREQWRTVLEGDIEAAWKKVIHDGFLPNSGFAIVDPALRPVAGASPYTVSGDEIEVVIRLDNKVLDGSFSNNAWCQELPDPASKVVWDNVALMSPATAERLGLEVPYDKGMHYADVVEITAGGGVVQLPIWILPGHADDSVTVTLGYGRQIVSHRAERITNFFDTDDKTDIYGKGAVATGVGANVATLRTPGAMRIATGATVSKVSSGYLVATTQDHGYMEGRPFYRMATVDTYREDPGFAADAIKTLPGGEPWADYPALWQERHPTTEPALKDNPYHVYQWGMVIDLNTCTGCNACVVACQSENNIQVVGKDQVSRGRELSWIRMDRYFVSEEGQEANPKMVMQPVLCMHCENAPCEAVCPVAATVHSPDGTNQMIYNRCIGTRYCANNCPYKVRRFNFYNWAKTLPLEVHMVQNPNVTVRSRGVMEKCSFCIQRVRQANIRTSLENRAIQDGEVKTACQQACPAGAIVFGNINDPNSDVSKARQDNRRYEMLAELSTKPRTSYLGRVMNPNPELEAATA, from the coding sequence ATGATCGAACTACCCGTGATTGACGCCGCCTCGTCGGCAGAGGGAGACCAGAAGCAGCACTTTTGGCGCAGCCTGCAGCACCTGCGGCAGGATCCACAGTTTAAGCGCCTCGGGAATGAGGAGTTCATGCCGGGCGCGAGTGATTCCCCCGGCGGCAGCTCCCGGCGTCAGTTCCTACAACTGATGGGTGCTTCGGTGGCGCTGGCCGGGTTGACGGGGTGTCGCCGGCCGGTTGAACTTACACTGCCCTATGCGCGGAAGCCTGAGGAGATCATCCCCGGGATTCCGCTTTTTTACGCGACGGCGATGCCGTTCCGCGGCGTGGTGTCGGGCCTGCTGGTGCAGAGCTTCGAAGGCCGGCCGACCAAGGTTGAAGGTAATCCCGAACATCCGGTCAGCCAGGGCGCGTCCGGTCTGTTCGAGCAGGCGTCAGTCCTGAATCTGTACGATCCGGACCGCTCCAAGCACGTGCTGCGCGACGGGAACGAAGCCACCTGGTCGGACTTTGTCGCGTTCTGCCAGGGCTTCCTCGCCCAGGCCGGTACTCGCAAAGTGGCGGTGTTATGCGAGCAGACCTCGTCGCCAACGGTGAACGCGCTCCGCGGCCGGCTCGCGCAGGTGTACCCGCAGCTTCGCTGGGTGACCTACGCCGCCGAAGGGGACGACCCGGCCCGCATGGGCATGCAAGAAGCGTTCGGGATGGCGCTGCGCCCGTCCTACCGTTTTGAATCGGCGGAAGTGATCGTCAGCCTCGACGCCGATTTCCTGAGTCCCGCCGAACGCAACTTCGTCGCAAATACGCGCGGATTTGCCGCCAGCCGGCGCATGACCTCCGCGCAGGACGACATCAGCCGGCTCTACGTCGTCGAAAGCACCTATTCGGTCACCGGCGGCACGGCGGACAACCGGCTCCGCCTGCGCTCCAGTCAGATCCCCGCGTTTGCCGCCGCCCTGGCGGTGCGCCTCGGGGTTGAGGGCGTCCAGGGGGTGGGCGCAGAATTTATCGACCACCCGTACGTCCAGGCCATCGAGCGCGATCTGCTCCGCGCCGGCTCGAACGGGGTGGTGCTCGCCGGCGAAACCCAGCCGGCCTCGGTCCACGCGCTGTGCATGGCCATCAACAAGCGGCTCAGCAGCATCGGCAATACGGTCTTTCTGTACGAGACGAACGAAGAAGTCAAGCCCGCGCAGGCTGAACAGCTCCAACAGCTGGTGTTCGACATGAGCAACGGCTCGGTCGATGCGCTGCTCATGATCGGTGTGAACCCGGTGTACGACATGCCGGGTGAGATCGATTTCGCCGGCGCCCTCGCGCGGGTACCGACGACGATCCACCTCGGCTTCCATCAGGACGAGACGGCTGTCGCCAGCGGTTGGCACATCCCGCTCGCGCACTACCTGGAAGCCTGGGGCGACGGACGCGCCTACGACGGCACCCTCTCGGTCATCCAGCCGCTCATCGCCCCGCTGCACGACGGAAAGTCGGACATAGAAGTGCTCCACACGTTCGCCACGGGCCTCGACGTGTCGGGTTACGACCTCGTTCGCGAGCAGTGGCGGACGGTGCTCGAAGGCGATATCGAGGCGGCCTGGAAAAAGGTGATACACGACGGCTTCCTCCCGAACAGTGGCTTCGCCATCGTAGACCCGGCCCTTCGCCCCGTCGCGGGCGCCAGCCCGTATACGGTCAGCGGCGATGAAATCGAAGTGGTCATTCGGCTCGACAACAAGGTGCTCGATGGCAGCTTCTCGAACAACGCCTGGTGCCAGGAACTACCCGATCCGGCCTCTAAGGTGGTGTGGGATAACGTGGCCCTGATGAGCCCGGCCACGGCGGAACGCCTCGGCCTCGAAGTGCCCTACGATAAAGGCATGCACTACGCCGACGTGGTCGAGATCACGGCCGGTGGCGGTGTCGTGCAGTTGCCGATCTGGATCCTTCCCGGCCATGCGGACGACTCGGTTACCGTGACGCTAGGCTACGGTCGCCAGATCGTTTCACATCGTGCGGAGCGGATCACGAACTTCTTCGATACAGACGATAAGACCGACATCTACGGCAAGGGGGCGGTCGCTACGGGCGTGGGCGCCAACGTCGCCACGCTCCGCACCCCGGGCGCCATGCGCATCGCGACGGGTGCAACGGTGAGCAAAGTGTCGAGCGGTTACCTGGTGGCCACCACGCAGGATCACGGCTACATGGAAGGCCGGCCGTTTTACCGCATGGCCACCGTCGACACGTATCGCGAAGACCCCGGTTTCGCGGCAGACGCCATCAAGACCTTGCCGGGCGGCGAGCCCTGGGCGGATTATCCCGCCCTGTGGCAGGAGCGCCACCCGACGACCGAGCCGGCGCTGAAGGACAACCCGTACCATGTCTACCAGTGGGGAATGGTGATCGACCTCAACACGTGCACCGGCTGTAACGCCTGCGTGGTCGCTTGCCAGTCGGAAAACAACATCCAGGTTGTCGGAAAAGACCAGGTGAGCCGGGGCCGCGAATTGAGCTGGATCCGAATGGACCGCTACTTCGTGAGCGAGGAGGGCCAGGAGGCAAACCCGAAGATGGTCATGCAGCCTGTGTTGTGCATGCACTGCGAAAACGCCCCGTGTGAGGCCGTCTGTCCGGTGGCCGCGACGGTCCATTCGCCGGATGGCACGAACCAGATGATCTACAACCGGTGCATCGGCACGCGCTACTGCGCGAACAACTGCCCGTACAAGGTGCGCCGGTTCAACTTCTACAACTGGGCGAAGACACTGCCGCTCGAAGTACACATGGTGCAGAACCCCAACGTGACGGTCCGCTCGCGCGGCGTCATGGAGAAATGTTCGTTCTGTATCCAGCGCGTGCGTCAGGCGAACATCCGCACCAGCCTCGAGAATCGCGCGATACAGGATGGCGAGGTGAAGACGGCCTGCCAGCAGGCATGCCCCGCCGGCGCCATCGTGTTCGGCAATATCAACGATCCGAATAGCGACGTGTCGAAGGCGCGCCAGGACAACCGGCGCTACGAGATGCTTGCCGAACTCAGCACGAAGCCCCGGACTTCCTACCTGGGGCGCGTGATGAATCCCAATCCAGAACTTGAGGCCGCCACGGCCTGA
- a CDS encoding MATE family efflux transporter, translating into MPHYRIPIVRRELKETLALALPVVGSQLGLMSMGFVDTVMVGRLGPEALAAVALGSTLYFFMAIVCMGVVFAVGPMVSQAYGARDYEVIGRSVRQGLWMGVVLAVPSIFLLRNANLVFEWMGHEPATATLATAYLRAIVWGFVPFLWFAALRGFVEGVSRPFPVTVITLMGLGLNIVANYVLMYGKLGFPALGVVGAGYASATVFWVMCGVLAMLARRHPTLKPFAVFTKLRKPDREYFGKLFRIGWPIGALHGVEAGLFAITALLIGVIGTTDLAAHQVAIQFAAFTFMVPLGIGIATSVRVGQAVGRGDPVGTRWAGYVGIALAIGFMGCAAILLWAAPEAVVALYLDVDDPANTEVVALAVRLLGFAALFQVFDGAQVSAAGALRGLKDTRGPMVIGILSYWGIGLSTGCLLGFGFDRGAVGLWTGLVLGLVFASVALIWRFAFASRRASNRMVEEASA; encoded by the coding sequence TTGCCGCACTACCGTATCCCAATCGTTCGTCGCGAGCTCAAAGAGACGCTGGCGCTGGCGTTGCCCGTCGTGGGATCGCAGTTGGGGCTGATGTCGATGGGATTTGTGGATACGGTGATGGTGGGCCGGCTCGGACCGGAGGCGCTGGCCGCGGTGGCGTTAGGGAGTACGCTGTATTTCTTCATGGCGATTGTCTGCATGGGCGTCGTATTTGCCGTTGGGCCAATGGTTTCGCAAGCGTATGGCGCGCGGGATTACGAGGTGATCGGGAGGAGTGTGCGTCAGGGGTTGTGGATGGGCGTCGTGCTGGCTGTGCCGTCCATCTTCCTGCTTCGGAACGCCAACCTGGTGTTTGAATGGATGGGCCACGAGCCCGCTACGGCGACGCTTGCCACGGCGTATCTGCGGGCGATCGTGTGGGGATTCGTGCCTTTTTTGTGGTTCGCCGCACTCCGTGGGTTTGTCGAAGGCGTCTCCCGGCCGTTTCCGGTGACCGTCATCACCCTGATGGGTCTGGGGCTAAACATCGTGGCCAATTACGTGCTCATGTATGGAAAGCTCGGTTTCCCGGCCCTCGGCGTGGTGGGTGCCGGGTATGCAAGCGCGACCGTGTTCTGGGTTATGTGCGGCGTACTGGCCATGTTGGCGCGCCGTCACCCCACGTTGAAGCCGTTTGCCGTATTCACGAAGCTCCGCAAGCCCGACCGCGAGTACTTCGGTAAACTGTTTCGCATCGGCTGGCCGATCGGGGCGTTGCACGGGGTGGAGGCCGGCCTCTTTGCCATCACCGCCCTGCTCATTGGCGTGATCGGCACGACGGATCTGGCGGCCCATCAGGTGGCCATCCAGTTCGCCGCGTTTACGTTCATGGTGCCTCTCGGTATCGGGATCGCCACGTCGGTGCGCGTGGGCCAGGCGGTGGGGCGAGGAGATCCTGTGGGTACGCGCTGGGCGGGTTATGTGGGCATCGCGCTGGCGATCGGCTTCATGGGGTGCGCGGCCATCCTGCTCTGGGCGGCGCCCGAAGCAGTTGTCGCGTTGTATCTGGATGTGGACGACCCCGCCAATACGGAGGTGGTGGCCCTGGCGGTGCGGCTGCTGGGGTTTGCCGCGCTCTTTCAGGTATTCGATGGCGCCCAGGTCAGTGCGGCCGGCGCGTTGCGGGGGCTGAAAGACACGCGCGGGCCCATGGTGATCGGCATCCTGTCGTACTGGGGAATCGGCTTGAGCACGGGATGCCTCCTGGGATTCGGGTTCGATCGGGGCGCCGTCGGCCTGTGGACGGGGCTGGTGCTGGGGCTGGTGTTTGCGTCGGTGGCGCTCATCTGGAGGTTCGCCTTTGCCTCGCGGCGGGCGAGTAACCGGATGGTGGAAGAGGCGTCGGCCTGA
- a CDS encoding glycosyltransferase family 4 protein, whose product MIIIFLLPPIQDLPTGGNRYNAEVIRRLTPARCQPEVWTDGNAPAPWPAEAVVLVDSLLALNPTPLAAIRARAGARRIALLAHYLPHCDPSATGYNALPSGIDRYVVPSRFMREGLIRNGVDPGCIAVAYPGTDPAPPAPRRPADSSLRLLTVASHLPVKGLIEAVEALAMLSNRDWQWDIVGDNSLDAAYSRRLAVAASAPPFAGRVRLLGSRPHTEVRQRLAVADLLVVPSRFESLGMAIREAMAAGLPVVAFDVGGVSESVAHERTGLLASAGDFGGLRGAVERLMDDPALRHRFGAAAREASRSFPRWEDAVSVITRHLTDAP is encoded by the coding sequence ATGATCATCATTTTTTTACTTCCTCCCATCCAGGACCTCCCGACCGGTGGAAACCGGTACAACGCGGAGGTGATTCGCCGGCTGACGCCGGCGCGGTGCCAGCCCGAGGTGTGGACGGACGGCAACGCGCCGGCGCCGTGGCCGGCGGAAGCGGTCGTATTGGTCGATAGCCTTCTGGCGTTGAATCCGACTCCGCTGGCGGCGATCCGCGCCCGTGCCGGGGCCCGCCGGATCGCGCTGCTTGCCCACTATTTGCCCCACTGCGACCCTTCGGCGACAGGTTATAATGCGCTTCCATCGGGCATCGACCGGTACGTGGTTCCAAGCCGGTTCATGCGAGAGGGATTGATTCGAAACGGCGTGGATCCCGGCTGCATCGCCGTGGCCTACCCCGGCACTGACCCCGCTCCTCCGGCCCCGCGCCGGCCCGCGGACTCCTCGCTTCGGTTACTCACCGTGGCTTCCCACCTGCCCGTAAAAGGACTGATCGAGGCCGTCGAGGCCCTCGCGATGCTCTCGAATCGAGACTGGCAATGGGATATCGTAGGAGACAATTCGCTTGACGCGGCGTACAGCCGGCGCCTGGCGGTGGCCGCTTCCGCGCCGCCGTTTGCCGGCCGTGTGCGCCTGCTGGGATCTCGACCCCATACCGAAGTGCGGCAACGGCTGGCCGTGGCAGATCTTCTCGTCGTGCCTTCCCGATTCGAGTCCCTGGGCATGGCAATCCGCGAGGCGATGGCGGCCGGCCTCCCGGTCGTGGCGTTTGACGTAGGCGGTGTATCGGAGAGCGTCGCCCACGAACGGACGGGCTTGCTCGCGTCGGCCGGCGACTTCGGTGGGCTGCGTGGCGCCGTGGAGCGACTCATGGACGACCCGGCCCTGCGTCATCGCTTCGGGGCCGCCGCCCGGGAGGCCAGCCGGTCTTTCCCGCGTTGGGAAGACGCGGTGTCGGTGATCACGCGTCACCTCACCGACGCCCCGTGA
- a CDS encoding CDP-alcohol phosphatidyltransferase family protein, which translates to MNDTERLERWNFFHAIALLAAGVAAFAADRTLVTALVAAVSFVVLVVACRDSWTPTGRFGPANGLTTLRLVISLAAAVSADFLAPHPVYVLVWLAVFALDGLDGYIARGHGETSLFGEYFDKESDALFVLLLGFSLYVQGLLGPWVLIAGTMRYVFVLAMHFAPVEGPQREYKSSWARYIYTGCILSFIAVYVLPPLPAKVLALAGTVALVYSFLRYFHWLYADRSVHGASVR; encoded by the coding sequence ATGAACGATACCGAGCGCCTTGAGCGCTGGAATTTCTTCCACGCTATCGCCCTGCTTGCCGCCGGCGTCGCCGCGTTCGCCGCTGACCGAACGCTTGTGACCGCACTGGTCGCTGCTGTTTCGTTCGTGGTACTCGTCGTTGCATGTAGGGATAGCTGGACGCCGACCGGCCGCTTCGGGCCGGCCAACGGACTCACCACCCTGCGCCTGGTCATCAGCCTCGCCGCCGCCGTCTCGGCCGATTTCCTGGCCCCTCACCCGGTATATGTGCTGGTCTGGCTCGCCGTCTTCGCCCTGGATGGACTCGATGGCTACATCGCGCGAGGGCATGGCGAGACCTCGCTCTTCGGGGAGTATTTCGACAAGGAGAGCGACGCGCTTTTTGTATTGCTGCTGGGGTTCAGCCTGTATGTTCAGGGTCTACTAGGCCCCTGGGTGCTGATCGCCGGCACGATGCGCTATGTCTTTGTCCTGGCAATGCACTTCGCCCCGGTCGAGGGTCCACAACGCGAATACAAGTCCTCCTGGGCCCGATACATCTATACGGGGTGTATTCTGTCGTTCATTGCCGTCTACGTACTGCCGCCCTTGCCGGCGAAGGTGCTCGCGCTGGCCGGCACGGTCGCGCTCGTTTATTCCTTTCTGCGCTATTTCCACTGGCTGTACGCAGACCGCTCCGTTCACGGGGCGTCGGTGAGGTGA